GCCTGGATGCGCGCCTTCTACGAAGCGATTCTCGAGAAGGGACTCGGCACGGCCGCGGCCGTCCGCGACGCCGACCTGACATTGCTGCGCGACCAACGCAGGCGCGGAGAAGACCCGCAGCCTTTCTACTGGGGGGGATTCGTCGCGTCGGGAGACTGGCGGTGATCTCCCGGGAACGACTGCCCGACTCGCCTACTCATCGATCGATGGCTGCCTGCCGCTCTTCTCGTCCACCAGGTACTTTCGCCCCCGCACGACCGTCGTCTCGAGATCCGGATGCCGCGAAGTCACGAAGGCATACAGGACGATGGAGCAGGCGATGTTGACATTGAGGCAGGGGACAAGACCGAACTGCGGCACGGCGACCTTGTGCTTCGCCGCGGAGAGAAGGGACTCGTTTAGGCCGTAGTGCTCGCTCCCCAAGAGAAAGAGCGGTCTCTCCGGAAAGACGAAACGATCGAGGCGCTCGGCCTCCGGGTGGATCTCCACGGCGACCGTCTCATATCCCGAGTCGGGCAGCCAGTCGAGGAACTCCTGGCGAGTCGGCAGATGGCGAATCCGCTCGAAGCGCTCGATCCCGTGACTTCCGGCTCCCTGGTACCGCCGCGAGCCAATGAGGACGATCTCGCCGCAGAGGAAGGCGTGCGCCGTCCGCAACAGGTTGCCGATGTTCGTTTCCTTGTCTGGATTGTCGATCGCGACGCCGAAGGGGAGCCTCCGCGCGTCGAGATCCCGCTTGATCTCCGCGCGGCGCGGATTCAGCCGCTCGAGAAACTCGGCCTGCCGTTTCGGATCGAATCGAGCCACGGCGGCTATGATACTCTTCTCCGAAGGAGAGGTCGCTGTCATGTCCACGCGCAGTCGAGAGGCTCCCGCCGCACGCTTCTGGCAGACCGAACCCGACGGGCGGATCCTCTGCACACTCTGCCCCCGGTACTGCAGGCTCGCTGACGGCCAAGCCGGATTCTGCTTCATCCGGCAGAACGACGGCGGCGTTCTGCGAAGCCTGGGATATGGACGCCCCACCGGCTTCGCCGTCGACCCGATCGAGAAGAAGCCCCTGAATCACTTCCTCCCCGGAACGAAGATCCTCTCGTTCGGCACGGCCGGTTGCAACCTGGGCTGCCAGTTCTGCCAGAACTGGGACATGAGCAAGGCGCGGATCGACGAGCTTCACAGCCTCGATGTGACTCCCGAGGAGGTCGTCGCCGTCGCCGTGCGCGAGGGGTGCCCCTCGATCGCCTACACCTACAACGACCCCGTGATCATCGGGGAGTTCGTGATCGACACTTCGCGGATTGCGCGCGAGCGCGGGATCCGCTCGGTCATGGTCACCGCGGGCTACATCACGCCCGAGGCCCGCCCGGAGGTCTTCCGGGACATCGACGCGGCGAATGTCGATCTCAAGGGGTTCACCGAGGAGTTCTACGCCAAGGCGACGCTCGCGCACCTGGCTCCGGTTCTCGACACCCTGGTCTGGCTCAAGCGCGAGACCGATCTCTGGCTCGAGATCACGACGCTGCTGATTCCGGGACACAACGACAGCGACGACGAGATCCGCCGGCTATCGCGCTGGATCCTCGAGAACCTGGGCGCCGACGTCCCGCTCCACTTCACCGCCTTCCACCCCGACTACAAGATGACGGACACTCCCCCCACCCCTCCCGCGACCCTCCGCGGCGCGCGGAGGCTCGCGATGCAGGAGGGAA
This region of Candidatus Eisenbacteria bacterium genomic DNA includes:
- a CDS encoding RNA methyltransferase, producing MKQNPAWPSASLQYRGQSVQRIRPSGSVCQKRAAGASRLRVDMTATSPSEKSIIAAVARFDPKRQAEFLERLNPRRAEIKRDLDARRLPFGVAIDNPDKETNIGNLLRTAHAFLCGEIVLIGSRRYQGAGSHGIERFERIRHLPTRQEFLDWLPDSGYETVAVEIHPEAERLDRFVFPERPLFLLGSEHYGLNESLLSAAKHKVAVPQFGLVPCLNVNIACSIVLYAFVTSRHPDLETTVVRGRKYLVDEKSGRQPSIDE
- the amrS gene encoding AmmeMemoRadiSam system radical SAM enzyme — encoded protein: MSTRSREAPAARFWQTEPDGRILCTLCPRYCRLADGQAGFCFIRQNDGGVLRSLGYGRPTGFAVDPIEKKPLNHFLPGTKILSFGTAGCNLGCQFCQNWDMSKARIDELHSLDVTPEEVVAVAVREGCPSIAYTYNDPVIIGEFVIDTSRIARERGIRSVMVTAGYITPEARPEVFRDIDAANVDLKGFTEEFYAKATLAHLAPVLDTLVWLKRETDLWLEITTLLIPGHNDSDDEIRRLSRWILENLGADVPLHFTAFHPDYKMTDTPPTPPATLRGARRLAMQEGIRFVYLGNVLDAEGQTTWCPSCGKELIARDWHHVRRRALKDGCCPGCGVFIPGRFQ